The genome window AAAagcttaataataataaataaaatgtccattattagtttatttacaacAGAATGATGTGAAAGCCAGCCAGATTAGTGCCACCTACCAAATAACTAGCGCGGGAAACAttgataatttcaaatataaatagaagaaatcTTGGTACAactcataatatataatttttaagtatttgGGTATAATCAAAAGAGTGATTTATATATTAGTCAATCGAGATCTAGATACTAAATAACACAATTAACAAATACGTTTATTGTTGTACAAAATGAatagaaacattaaaaatgcACATGTTTTGaatatctcttttatttttattttatcatatttaatcAATATGTATTGTATCTACCTAGCCattagtatatttaaaaatcacagTCTTAGTTGAAGAATTGACAGCAGAAAATACTATCTGTATCCTATCCATATAGCAAATGTTTACAATGTACATAGTTTGCTTCTGTATACATACACGTAGTATGTATCCTAAAtgaataattatgtatatgtgtTATGTACAGTAAATTGGATTATGTTGATCTACACTTTCACTGTTGTGcgtaattgtaatatttttgccCATTTTCCATCAATATAGAATTTGTTTGTTTATGCACAATTGCATTCTCAAtcatgatatttaaaaattcagctaaaataaaaaatatttagttattaaattttttggtATTCTTTAGCATTTTCGTAACAATTATGTACATTTAAACTGATAGCAGAAAATgtctaaaataatatactttatatagttTTCAATTATTAGATTTTGGTATTCCGGATTTcagaatttacaaaatatacacAACACATCATAATGTACAAGGATAAAAGCATGCATTCCAATATTATCAtaagaaaatcaaaatttgtaAGGAAGACCCAAATAATATTACTGCCctatacaaaatatagaaagaaaattaaaacattatttggtaaaaaacatttttgtacAAATGAATCACTGCTTTAAGATATCTTTGCAAATAGATGCTAAGAGTGTAATCTCGCTTATCTCATGTACTAGCAATATACTTAATTTATATAGTGTAGTagatatttttagatatctaatacttaatatattaagaattattcagaggatttattaatgatttataatgaaatataccaTCTATATTACTAAAAAATTGCAACTTGAATAATCTGCAAAGAACTATCAAGTTATATCATAACatttaatgatatatattcattataaatCTATTCTAATATAAGTGCAAATGTACAAGATTTCCACTTTGATTTGAATATCTAGATACAAAACTTAAAAATGGTATAACTTAATAAACTACTAATTATTCGATGGAAATTGGGCATTACATAATATTGGTAGGCTATTCTGATTTGACTAActctaatgaaataatttattcatataatttgaatatatgTAAACTCCTTTATGATTTGATTTAAACTAATATGAAGATGATTCCACGATTATTCTTCCaacataatattaattgaatctaaaattaatatatacatttttacaagagattttataataaaatatactgcaagaataattatacattaacaaatatttcaatgcattaaaatattaaaaacagttATCTCAAATAGAATAGCCTATATAATGTATACTTTAGAGATCtctaaatagtatatatcatatatttacatcaatttcattatttacaaaaacataaaagcattattacttttaataaacataaattgatttatgatttaaagtggaattttcaaataaaagatGTACTAGTACGGGAAATACAACGTTTCGCGATTTCACTTACAGAATACAacttgtatatattatataaattattcgtcgAATTACATGTgttgtatttattacaaaataatcgtAATGAATTTAAAACATTCTAGAGTTAAACATTATCATTGAacctaataaataaatttaaaaaataaatatgttaagTCAAAGTATTTTTGCCAGAAAGAGAACAAACACACatctaataatataatgaaaaaaattaagcTGTACAAGTTGTATCCTATAAAAAACATTGTAGTTTGTTCTATACACAGAAAACATTTCTCTGCACATTATCTTTTGTTTAGTTCACGAATAAgtgaatttagaaaaatattttgtttatgttaaatgaattaaattttctacttcTCTTATATGACACTAATATAATGTCTTTTATCTAATCATTGCaacaaaatgataaaaaaaggGCTAGCCTAGTTACAACTTCATTTAACATTACCTAGAAGTTATTATAGTTCATATTTCccttttgtttttaaaatgtGGATAAAAGATGTACCTTCAATATTTGATACTATAAAAGCAACTCAACTCTTTGGTTACACAAGGAGAGCTAGGTTgcatacttttctttttaaatggcAAAAATTAAATGCTCCATAAGTGCAACCACTGGAAAGTATTCTATTCTGATATTTCAtcgtttttcaaaaatttataatctgTGATTATGTCATTAAAAATTGCAACAAATGTTAATATCcgattttaaaaaagaaagatatacaatCGTAACTCAGTCTGTGTAGTTTTTGAACTACAAACCACAATAGTGTATTTGCACTATACAAAAGATTATGTATATGTCTCTagctattaaaattaaattatccaaCGGAGTAATATTTGTACCAGAAAAAAGAAGGCAATTCTTCTAGTTTCAAtaacataaaagaaaaaagattgcAGTATTTGTAAAACGAATATTTACAAACATGGAATATagattatgaaattaaaactgTCTGCAATGGCAATCGATTAAGTATAGTAAATTCCATATAAAACATCTTTATCATATTAGAAAGACATATATACCATGAAAATGCTTATATTTTGCCATCTAATTCGGTACAAAAGacgcttttctttttacctAAGCTAAAAAGGGCACCTGATGATGATTTGAAcagtaaaatatgaatttactaGCTATAAACCTCTAACATGAAGACAAATATTCTACAAAAAGGAATGATGTGTGATGTACATTAACGATTAAAGTTTATGAAAAACGTCCAGGTTGTTAATACTTAGGTTGTTTAGAAGTAGCAAAACATCGTCTTGCTTGCATAAAAGCATATATGTTTGTATATCTTTTAAAGTCTTAATAATAAGACTTccaaaaattattgtaatgtTTTTGTTCTGGCTTCATATTATGCAcaagttaaaaaatttcctcttttccaaataaatcaaaacaaaaaaggagaaagaatcTTGAGAAACGAAGCACACTGAATGTTACATATATGAATGTATCAATATAAAGAATGGTATGCTTAAAGTACCGCTCGTACGTATGCAGCATGCATGTGCAATACTGTAATGAGTGGTGTGTGTGGCACCAGgaatgtaacgtaatatataagaaaaacattatattataagcTGGCTGTCGTCAAACAGTAATACACGAGATCAGCTGCTGACAAAGTTGACTGTACTGTAATTGGTCCCCACTAATTCTTCGCATCTTAATGCCTTTTACTTCCTTCTCTTCTGATTCACATACTCTAAGTTCAATTTGAACACCACCTGGGTATTCTAAACTAAGCCCGCCACCTTTCACTTCTTCTCTAGAGAAGACAAATCCTTTTGGAGGGGCTCTTGCATCTATAATTTGTTTTACACGACCTAATATAGCTTCTGAATTCAACCTACTCGATTCATCAGATAATGTAACTTCAACTTCTGTAGGTATTGACGTATTTAGTGGCCTACCGATACCGCGTGTAATACTAGGTCTCAATGGGTCACATGGTTCTGAGATGATGAAGCTGGGAAGAGGACTGTAATGAGGTAACGAATCTTCAAGCGAATCAGGCGATGGAGATGGTGAAGGTGAACAACTAATTAGTGTTACTTGTCCCCCAAGATCTGTTACAGATATTTGAGGTGGTACCTAGAACAAATAATTACACTATGATagttattttaatagaattatataaaatatatataatatatatatttcaatatagaaaattataattaagcaacaatttgttaaataagtttaacaataaaaaagttatttatttaccCTTGGTATTTCTACAGGATGTTCTTCTTGAATCATATCTAAAGCTGGACTGTTACTAGGCGAATAACTAACTGGTGTGGTAGCTGGTGATCTATGGTGTCTTAATGGACTCAAATCTAATGGTGTTGCTGGTGGTTGCGTTGGAGTACCATGAACTATGCTGCCCTGTACTGCTGCTGTAGTTAATCCACTTAAACctaacaattatattatagtttaaaaaagtttttctatttataccttatatatcATACAACAAACAACAAGATTAAAAATACCTTGTGTGATTGCTGCTACCCCTCTTTCATGTACAGGGGATCCAGGAATACTTGCAGGACTATGTGATGGTGACGCTAACCTTTGCAATTGTTGATATTCTTGCTGAAGTGCCTGAATCCCAGGTCCAGGGGGACCAGAACCTTCGGATGCTCTTCGAACGGGAGAATATCTTTCTGTAGAAACATGAGTACTTGGTTCCTTATATGAATCTCTGTTGCCTACTAAAAACAGcaaaacaaaataatgtattatttgatgattataattatacaaatcaCACACTTGTATATatgatacaatataaataagcATATAAATGTGTTAACAACGAATATACAATACTTATGGTAAttcgtttttctatttatacaaAACGCAAAAAACCACACAAAAATTACCAGTGCTAGTATGATACAATGGATTCTTCTTAGGATGTGTAGATCCTCTAAGATGTGTTGGTAACAGCCGTGATGGGAGGTAAGCTCTATTCATCCTAGCTTCCACCTCCATTACCATTTCCGGATTTATAACTACATGCATATTACCAACCAACGAGGCATGGTAGTGCAGTAGACACAAAAAACCATGcaaaatcaaaaataaaatcaaatataatgaaatacatGGCAGATAAAGTGcacatgtatattatttaaataaaattatatatgaatttaaaataaaattattattcaaatatatttacatatagtatgtaacattatactagtagtaataaataatacacaatgattataatatttatataacaatataaaattttgtcacATAAAGACATTTATCATGCAATATACCATTGTCaaaacaaagaaacaaaaatacataCCAATATGCAAATATTGCAAAAGCAAAGATATAAACAAGGCATGATAATACTTACAATTtagaaatgaagaaatatagCAAGCTTTTAAACTAATTGATACAGCAAATCATAATAATCAACTTTCGTCGAAGTGATATAAAACATGTTGTAATAAAGTGCATAATGATGTGCACACAAATACCTGAAAAGGATAATCCACAGTACCTGGTCTTTGCATAACGGCAGTAACACCACTTCGTCTTCTTCTATCGCTACCGCCACTTCCACTTCCACTATTATTACCATTTGCATCACCATTTCCACTATTAACTCCAACATTTAATGACTGAGCACATGGTACCAAAGTTGGACTTCCACTTTGTATCTATATACAACATGAACAAATTAGTCGTGCTGcaaactaattttttaataaatatttcatagcgtcatagtatttatttttcttacagGTTGTAAGTGTTCTCTACTACCAGGTTGACTCCATCCTCCATCTTCAGTACCACCAGAATTGCTGCCATGTTGTTGATAGAAGACATGAAGATTGGCTCCACCATCCGAAGCTCTTCTTCCAAAACTCCCCgctgtaattaataaaatgtttattaaaaagtgAAATGATTTACTAAAATATCCTAGTagtaaaataaactaaaataagCAAGTAGTATATATTACTTACTTGCACCCATCACAGGAGGAGGCTTTAATAAATGTTGATCTTTGATTTGAAAGTTTTGAGGAGGTTGATGTTGTACTAAAGGAAGGTTTAAGGGTAGATTTGTATGAGGTAACACTTGAGGATCAGTATTATTATACTGTAGTATAGGAAGGAGTCGTAATGCTGGATCGCCTGTAGTATGGTTATAGCTATAAGGATATGATGTTGGTGGCTGGTGAGCTGTATCACCAGGTCCAACTGTGTGTCTTCTTGTTGTGTGATAAGGTGTGCCAGGTGTAAGTTGCAATCCActtctttcttctgtttctGCTTCTGTATCACCAAACTTTTGAACagcaaagaagaagaatatgaTTTTGAAATACATGCTGTTAGATAACAGAATAAAATGCAATATTTACCTTTTCTAACTGATGTGCTCCATCAGGAGCATAATCTCCTGGTATACTTTGAATACTAGGTAAACTAGGCATTGTTGGTTCTAATCGGTCAACAAGAAGATTATATATTGCTGACACATGGTCAAAAGCATTTCCTTGAACTGCTTTTAACAATGTTTCTGGACTAAGCCCTGGTAATCTTAACATATTTTCTATCACTACCTGATTTAATTGTGGTGGCACATTTTCAGGATTACACCTGAAAacatacattaaaataaataaaatacctcTTTCATATATTTACTGTACGTATTTTATtggtatttatatattacccTCCTGGTTCAGGTTCTGTTGTACCATCTCCACCCATCCAAGAGTGCGCTAAAATTTGTGAAATACTTAAACGTCGTTCTGGTTCTACTACCAACATATGTCTAATCAGTTTCTCacattctataaaaaattgatatattagtcaaatgtatatatttaaaacacaTAATGGAGTACaatatgttaaaattatataaatttgtacatttaCCTGCAGACATAAAAAATGGTATTCTGAATTTCCCTGAGATTACTACAGAACGTAGTAGTTGCATTGTGGGTCCATCAAATGGTAATGCACCACAAACCAACACATACAAAACAACACCTAGgctctataatatataaggcagataaaatatttaaatgataagaattttttgttattttaatacattgtaataataatatgacaTACCCATACATCAGCCCTTGGGCCATCATAGTGCTTTCCTTCAAAAATTTCTGGAGCAGCATATGGTGGGGACCCACACCAGGTGCTAAGTGGAACACCTGGAGTATATTCGTTACTAAATCCAAAGTCTgcaagttttatattattgtctGCATCAAGTAGTAAATTCTCAgcctaaaataataatatatacatagtcattttatatatgaatacaacaactttttcattttttgaattttttataaatttttgaaatattttaaaaatacatttttttgcaTTTAAACCTTAAGATCTCGATGAACAACTCTCTGTTGATGAAGGTAACAAACAGCAAgaacaatttgacgaaaaattcTTCTTGCTTCTGGTTCTGGCATTCTTCCATTCCGTACAAGGTGATCAAATATTTCTCCTCCTGGAGCATATTCAGTAACTAAATATATCATCTTTTCTGTTTCCATTACTTGGTACAATCTTATAATATGTGGATGCCTTAATCGTTTCATTATATGTACTTCACGAAAAATTTTTGCTAGATTTTcttcatttaattttgttttatctattattttGATAGCAACCTATAacagaaatatacatattacaaatttatgactgttaagaaatattacaaacaaGTAACGTCTAATATATtcagtttaatttaatattttgttattttaaaaaatttaaaccACAACATGATCattagtaatatatatatcatctattaacacaaaatgtttacaaatttttcaaagcaCATAAAAGATCATTAAAGAAAagatgtattttttatataattcgtatttcattataaaaattaattgcatTACAATACCAgagaattaatatataaaattgtagtaatataatatatttgatttaattactatatgaaaacaGGAAAACATACAAAGAGGAAAAACAAGACGAATgaatgcaaattaaaaaaaaatactacaTGCATAGGATCATATAGAATCAATACATATCGaatcaataaatttctatatgaaCATTAATTGacggtatttttatttttacttttcaatgATATCCAATctattatcattaataatgATTTGAAAAAACATCCAACGAACATATTTCAATCGATGTAATAGTATCTGTTGGTAACATAGGTTCGCGAAACATTCTTTCAAGTTATTAGCTCTCTTCGTGTTTTGACACATTGTTATTACATAGAAAGCTTTTATGATGcgtaaaatatgatataatttatatgtctATGTCGTTATCCAAAGATATAACGACAAAATGACGGGTGTTCGTGTTTGTGAGAAAAATGCGTTAACAATGGACTTACCTTCGATTTAGTCACAACGTGGGTGGCCATTTTAACAACGGCAAAATTTCCCTTGCCAATAGTCTTTTCCAATTCGTAATAACCAACACGAATAAGTTTGTTGACAGAAAATTCTTGCGAAACCTCATTGTGCGACGTCGTCGCGGATGCCATTTTTTAATCACTTGTCTCGCTCAACTCGTTACCAATCATTTACTGTTTAGTACATTAATATTTCCGCTAGAGGTGCTATGGCTAATCGACACTTCTGCCATCtagtaaaataattcaaattaaaaaatcaaaaaaaatCAAGTATTATTATCAATTGCGAAAAAAAATCCTAAAgcgatgttttgtataaaaacgATTTATAGGATAGAATAAATGAAATCTGTAAGAAGGATTCATTAATTATCCATAGTTATTGATTATATGCATTGtttgtttactttttttaCGTAGTTATGAGATAAATCCTTATACGCCATCTATGCAAGTAAATGTTAttcatgaaaattaataaatagaaatatatagatTTGAGTTCGTtgatcctttttttttaagttcaCAGAGCATTGAATGTATCATCCTTAGTTTGTATACATTCATGTAAAACATCTTtacatatatgaaatataaaaaactgtCGCTTGTTTCTTAAATAAACTAATAGATTTTTCATTAAGCATTCATTTTACTTTTAAGTAATTTCTCAAATATgacagaaatatattaaatattaatattttcagcgAAATGAATCTTCGATGAAAACTTTTCATTATGACATATTCTATTTTCATCTAACTTCTCCACTTCTATGTCGTTGCTATAATCACAGTATTCACCGCGAAACTGCTACGTAGACGAAAACAGATTGTTAAACGCTGTCAGAAATGGTATTTtagttagaatgttatagAAAAAACGTTGAATTGTTTTAGCAGGTACAATAGAACTGATAACTTAATATTAAATAGCAATGGGAAAGTATTAATTCGATGAAGTAAATATCtttcatttattcaaaaaatacatcttagaaaatggaagaaagtACAATACTATGGATGCTTTCACTGGTAATGTTAGTCGGTTCCTGTATAGCTGGATCCTTGCCATTAGTCATGAACTTATCTGAGGTAATGTCCTTTTCATTTGACGATAGATgaaaagaacaatttttttatctatCATTTTCTGTGATTGTCATATACTTAAACTACTGATTACAGATTCTACAAAGAACCCCATGATCATGAACATCATGAACCTTTAATCTTTCTAGGATAAATTACAACTGGTTTCGATACTTGGTGCTGGACTTCTTGTAGGCACTGCGCTAGCTGTGATTATACCTGAAGGTATAAGAGCATTGTTTACTGATGGAAGCAATAGTGATCAAGGAGTTCACAGTTAGTATTTCACTATAacatttataatgaaatagtttattatatatgataaacatacatattttgcatcttttttataatataagatattaatatttatatttgtaatgaacaaaaatatttttcatattttgtattttagttttatatgaaaaactATATGTATAgccaattaaaatatttgaaatccctttagatttaatttgattttatttcagtaaaacttaatatttttgaCTTCCATTTTTTAGGTGATCCTCACTCCTTAATAGGTATTAGTTTAATACTTGGTTTTGTATTTATGCTACTGATTGATCAATGTTCAGCTAGAAGAAGTGGAGTAAGAGAAAGGAGTGTCACTGCCACCTTAGGTCTTGTAGTTCATGCAGCAGCTGATGGAGTAGCATTAGGAGCTGCTGCAACTACATCACAGGCTGATGTAGaattaattgtttttttagcaataatgttacataaggtaaacaaagtaaattaaatagtTTTCCATATCTAAGAAGaagaatgttaaaaatatatgtagtaaatgttaaataaataactcaGGTATTTTTTACAGGCACCTGCTGCATTTGGTCTGGTATCATTTTTACTACATGAGGGAgtagatagaaaaaaaattggtAGACATCTCTTAGTATTTTCTTTAGCTGCACCTTGTCTTGCTCTTGTAACATATTTTGGTATTGGGAAggtaaattgttttaaaattaaataatgaaattaatccttaatatatattctcagaatattaatgtaaaattgatatacttatatatatttttaggaaGGGAAAGAAACACTTAGTAATGTTAATGCAACTGGAGTAGCAATGTTATTTAGTGCAGGTACATTCCTATATGTTGCTACAGTACATGTTTTACCAGAACTAATGACAAGAAATAGTGGCAACTATACGCATCTACCAACTGCCGAAAATGTTGCAGTGTCTTCTTCTGGACTAaaagttaaagaaatattagttTTAGTATTGGGCTCCCTTTTACCTGCATTAATTACGACTGGTCATCATCATTGACAAAATATCATACAAAAAATACATCTGTTTTTCactatatgtaatataaaatgtccCTCTCATTAAaaggtataatattttaatatattccatgatttttatataaaatcatgAAGTGACAACTGGAAAGTTCGTCAATTCAGACACCTGTTTCAATAATAAtcaagagatatacttttatgtACTGTACATAATTGTAGAAAGGgcatatcatattattatatatttgtataaatttaaagataaaagagTAAGACACagagttatataaaataac of Bombus fervidus isolate BK054 chromosome 16, iyBomFerv1, whole genome shotgun sequence contains these proteins:
- the Zip102b gene encoding zinc/iron regulated transporter-related protein 102B isoform X1 — encoded protein: MEESTILWMLSLVMLVGSCIAGSLPLVMNLSEDKLQLVSILGAGLLVGTALAVIIPEGIRALFTDGSNSDQGVHSDPHSLIGISLILGFVFMLLIDQCSARRSGVRERSVTATLGLVVHAAADGVALGAAATTSQADVELIVFLAIMLHKAPAAFGLVSFLLHEGVDRKKIGRHLLVFSLAAPCLALVTYFGIGKEGKETLSNVNATGVAMLFSAGTFLYVATVHVLPELMTRNSGNYTHLPTAENVAVSSSGLKVKEILVLVLGSLLPALITTGHHH
- the LOC139995391 gene encoding serine/threonine-protein kinase SIK3 isoform X2 encodes the protein MASATTSHNEVSQEFSVNKLIRVGYYELEKTIGKGNFAVVKMATHVVTKSKVAIKIIDKTKLNEENLAKIFREVHIMKRLRHPHIIRLYQVMETEKMIYLVTEYAPGGEIFDHLVRNGRMPEPEARRIFRQIVLAVCYLHQQRVVHRDLKAENLLLDADNNIKLADFGFSNEYTPGVPLSTWCGSPPYAAPEIFEGKHYDGPRADVWSLGVVLYVLVCGALPFDGPTMQLLRSVVISGKFRIPFFMSAECEKLIRHMLVVEPERRLSISQILAHSWMGGDGTTEPEPGGCNPENVPPQLNQVVIENMLRLPGLSPETLLKAVQGNAFDHVSAIYNLLVDRLEPTMPSLPSIQSIPGDYAPDGAHQLEKFGDTEAETEERSGLQLTPGTPYHTTRRHTVGPGDTAHQPPTSYPYSYNHTTGDPALRLLPILQYNNTDPQVLPHTNLPLNLPLVQHQPPQNFQIKDQHLLKPPPVMGATGSFGRRASDGGANLHVFYQQHGSNSGGTEDGGWSQPGSREHLQPIQSGSPTLVPCAQSLNVGVNSGNGDANGNNSGSGSGGSDRRRRSGVTAVMQRPVINPEMVMEVEARMNRAYLPSRLLPTHLRGSTHPKKNPLYHTSTGNRDSYKEPSTHVSTERYSPVRRASEGSGPPGPGIQALQQEYQQLQRLASPSHSPASIPGSPVHERGVAAITQGLSGLTTAAVQGSIVHGTPTQPPATPLDLSPLRHHRSPATTPVSYSPSNSPALDMIQEEHPVEIPRVPPQISVTDLGGQVTLISCSPSPSPSPDSLEDSLPHYSPLPSFIISEPCDPLRPSITRGIGRPLNTSIPTEVEVTLSDESSRLNSEAILGRVKQIIDARAPPKGFVFSREEVKGGGLSLEYPGGVQIELRVCESEEKEVKGIKMRRISGDQLQYSQLCQQLISCITV
- the LOC139995391 gene encoding serine/threonine-protein kinase SIK3 isoform X1 → MASATTSHNEVSQEFSVNKLIRVGYYELEKTIGKGNFAVVKMATHVVTKSKVAIKIIDKTKLNEENLAKIFREVHIMKRLRHPHIIRLYQVMETEKMIYLVTEYAPGGEIFDHLVRNGRMPEPEARRIFRQIVLAVCYLHQQRVVHRDLKAENLLLDADNNIKLADFGFSNEYTPGVPLSTWCGSPPYAAPEIFEGKHYDGPRADVWSLGVVLYVLVCGALPFDGPTMQLLRSVVISGKFRIPFFMSAECEKLIRHMLVVEPERRLSISQILAHSWMGGDGTTEPEPGGCNPENVPPQLNQVVIENMLRLPGLSPETLLKAVQGNAFDHVSAIYNLLVDRLEPTMPSLPSIQSIPGDYAPDGAHQLEKFGDTEAETEERSGLQLTPGTPYHTTRRHTVGPGDTAHQPPTSYPYSYNHTTGDPALRLLPILQYNNTDPQVLPHTNLPLNLPLVQHQPPQNFQIKDQHLLKPPPVMGATGSFGRRASDGGANLHVFYQQHGSNSGGTEDGGWSQPGSREHLQPIQSGSPTLVPCAQSLNVGVNSGNGDANGNNSGSGSGGSDRRRRSGVTAVMQRPVINPEMVMEVEARMNRAYLPSRLLPTHLRGSTHPKKNPLYHTSTVGNRDSYKEPSTHVSTERYSPVRRASEGSGPPGPGIQALQQEYQQLQRLASPSHSPASIPGSPVHERGVAAITQGLSGLTTAAVQGSIVHGTPTQPPATPLDLSPLRHHRSPATTPVSYSPSNSPALDMIQEEHPVEIPRVPPQISVTDLGGQVTLISCSPSPSPSPDSLEDSLPHYSPLPSFIISEPCDPLRPSITRGIGRPLNTSIPTEVEVTLSDESSRLNSEAILGRVKQIIDARAPPKGFVFSREEVKGGGLSLEYPGGVQIELRVCESEEKEVKGIKMRRISGDQLQYSQLCQQLISCITV
- the Zip102b gene encoding zinc/iron regulated transporter-related protein 102B isoform X2, whose translation is MLLIDQCSARRSGVRERSVTATLGLVVHAAADGVALGAAATTSQADVELIVFLAIMLHKAPAAFGLVSFLLHEGVDRKKIGRHLLVFSLAAPCLALVTYFGIGKEGKETLSNVNATGVAMLFSAGTFLYVATVHVLPELMTRNSGNYTHLPTAENVAVSSSGLKVKEILVLVLGSLLPALITTGHHH